atcaaagtttttttttgtgtgtacagGGATTAATATGTCAGGTAGATTTCATACCTTAACTGTACCCAGGgttcttttaacctttagcctgctagcggcaacaATAATTTAGTGATTTtgtctgcgaccagtgcagaccaaaatcagcctgcaattcagtcagtaaattttcagtgaacacccctttggaCAATAAGTGGTACCGCCAAAAttggatgatggaccagtccatttaggtttagcagggtaaaggttaataatgaCTTCTTTCCTGGCAAGTGACGAATGAACGTTTTAAATACCAATCAGATTAAGTGTATGTATTATTATCAATTTGAAAGTGATTGGTTAACTAGCAGTATGAATGTAAAACTTGTGTGGGAGGAAAGTGGTTTTATTGATAAATCTCCTCAGGCTTTGTTTTTTAAGAACATGTtgcttttttctgttgttttccttGACTATGCATTAATGAAAATTAGTATTAATGGAGGTGtagataataattttgtttttctttgataaaagGCAGGAATGCTATATTACTTGATTATCACAAATGAAGTTCACTGCTCTATTTAGTactcacaattttttttttttcaactttaaaaaaaacttttacaacctttttttttttgcaacttgACGTTTCAATCTTAAGTGAATATTTACCAGAGGCGTAAATTAACATTAATATTTTGAACTTTTCAAGACATGAAATTAAACCTGTTCTGGGAAATGAAAGAAAAGGCACCAGTTAGTTGGCAAATTAGTGACAAATAAAAAAGAGGAGAAGTTTTATACGAAGTTTTGGCATAACAAGTTGTCTTTACAAAAAGTACCAGGCTCATTTAAGCAGAATTATTtactgaaagaaaaaatgttcgacttaaaccTTTCAGCtccaaagaaaaacattgtaatgAAATTTCATAAGTTTACAAAGCAGAAGAAACTCATCATATAGTTGACTTTTGTCTGTTCAATTTGTGAAAGGAAGTTAGTTATAGAATATTACCAGTGTTagatattaaagggaggtaattacaaaactTCAGAATAAACAGGTTATAGTTAAGAAGAGTTggcataaaaaaacaaagtttacatattttatagcaCTTGAGTCATTTggaaaatttgaatttatgaaagtcattttaccaaaaaaaaaaaaaaatgcagaagtCATTGTGTAAACCATGAGTATTTAAAGTTAGTTTACTATGGCAATTTAGGCAAAGTTTTTTCTGTTTTGCGTTTTGCAAACATTCTGTTTGAGATTTTAATTTACAAACTACTGGAGTCAAATTAATTCCAGAACTTTCTGCAATAttgacatttattaaattttattattacctccctttatagagGCAGTTTTTAAGCCAGcttttcatttcaacaatttttttttgttcagtttgacATAGATTAGGCTGCTGCATTGAACTGTACTTGAAGGTAtgttttttaactgattttaacGTCAAAATTAAGTTTTAATCTATCTTTTTTTGTTGcataaagagaggtaataaaaATTGTAATAGTTCATTTTCAAACAGACCTGTGACATGTAAAAATTCTGATTGGCCATCTTTCAGCAGggaatttaaatatcaaataatgatCAGTGATGATAAATGGTTGATGATCACATATTATCTGATGATGAATGATTGATGATCTCACACTATCTTACCCATTAAACATTAAACATCAAAATTGGACTTCATTTAAACTTCCACCATCACTATTTTCAGTATAGTCCTCGTTGTTATATATCACATGTGGACGTTCAAACATATATTCCTCAGTTGATCGGGGAGAAAAACCTGCACTCTCTACCCTATTGATATAAGTTGGGTTTTCCACAGTATTATTAAATCCTTCGTTTAAATCGTTAGGTTCGGGATATGGTGGGTCTTCGGGTGGTATATTTGAACACGGGTTTAACCGATTGGTTAAATCCAAAATTTCAACATTAACGTTAGTGTTGATGACACGATTATGCACATTCTGGTTGGATGAATTTTGAACAACACACATTTCTTGATGCTCACGAATGATATCTACAAGATTACTGCATCTGTTATCGGAATTGATTCGTGAAGGACTAGGCGCTAACATGTCTGAATCTGTTGCACTCGTTCTATGTCTAGCATTGGTTTGGTCAAGGTTTCGTTGACGGTGCATCATGTGTTGGATAATGTTATCAAAGTTGTTTTTATCACAATATACGTATTTGGCTAGTAAGTTCAGATTACGGTCAAACAGAATGTATAGGATTGGTTGAATGGCGCCGTGGGACCAAGCGATGAAGGCAAATGGTTGATAAACTTTTGGCGgcactttaaaatttttatctatGATAATGAGGAGGAAGTACGGGTACCAACAAAGAATGAATACTAAGGTGTTAAGAATGAATATTTTGGCACGATGTGTCGCATCTCGAATGATTTTACGTAGACGACATGCTGAGCTTGTTGCAGTATCCATCACTGTTATTGATGTACGGACTAAAAAGGAAACTCGGTTTGGTCGGTTAATTTGAATTTCCCTGTACAGTCTATGAATGAAATGGAAGACCGCTAACATGGCAACTGTTGTTATAACAGCCCACATAACATGTGCTACATATCCCGTCTGCTTACCAAATGTGAATGAACAACTTCCTATGTCAGgttgaaattcaaaatggccgcctatAAGTGTTGGACCCAGATGAAGAATTATGCTACCTATGTAAACTAGAACTACTCCAAATGTAACACAGATCACGGTTCCTTTGGAATTGCCGCCAATGTTTTTCTCACCGAAGGTATAAGCTTCCGTGCACACCATGGCGACCATATTGAACACTGAAATGGTAATTAATATCACAAAAGTAGCTCCGAAAAAATTGCAGTCGGAGGGTCTGGACTGGCTAAGAAGATTTGTAGCTATGGGAATGCAGTAAGCAGACTTGGTAAAATCCAAGAAACACGCATGAATCATAAATCCGCTTGTCATTTTGCGAAGTGGTTTGCGGACAAATATTGctccaacaacaaaaatattcagGAGCATACCGCTCACAgcgataaaatataaataatacgcTTCAGGATGTTCATCTGATTCCGGGGGCATCACATCGTGTTTTTGGTCATGTGACACAGTGATGTCTGTCCGTGGTTGCGCCACTTGTAATTTAAAGTAGTCATGTATATTTGGGTTATCCTCGAGTTCTCGTGAAACAACCTTGTTCAGTTTAGAGCTGTTGTACGTATAATGCGTGGACATTTTTTGCCATGGTACCATCGGATGGTAATCTGCTCATTGTGATAATGCTTCTCGTCGATTAACTGTCgcacctgaaaataaaaaaaaaaaatgtgtaaatatttataaagttaCCTGTAAGAAATATGAAAACTAATAATATAGCAGTAACATTAACAATAATAACTTGTAATGATACTTCAATGGttttttgatgatgatgatgatgatgatgatggtaataataatgatgataataaaaacaatgatcACATCTAAAATAGTCGTAAAAAGCCTTTTTAGTGAGggagtgtgggggggggggatatgAGGGTTTAAAACACTTTCCACTTTGAGGTTATTATTATAAATCAAGATAAGAAATACTCCAAAATTTatcatcaaaactgaaaacaaatgtatcatCTCAGTGTAAGTTCAATGAACAGAAAATTCAGAGAAAATTAttgaattttctattattttatacACAAAATAAGTTCTGGAATAAGTCCTTCCTTGGACACGCATTGTTGTTAAGATTTTATTCTCCCTCCAACATTTTTTTCTGCGGAAGATTTATTGTTTTGACAAAAACGTAAACATTTGACATGAAAAAAGCTTTAGTGAGCATATTTTTCACAAGTGCTTTATCATAAATATATGAGATTACAATTTTATGTATCAAGGTTTTAAAATTGATATTCTTGTTTTTGTTCGTGGTCCTATCATTGATTGTAATCACTTTTAAGTTTATAACTGTCTATTGTTTAATTGTTGTCTTTGATTACATGTCATTGGAGTTTTgacttttgataatttaaaactGTAATACTAACACTACTCTTTAATCTTGTGTCGGCTTGACATTttgtgtagatttttttttcatttctgcttGATTTACATAGTTCACATACATTTGGTTGCTTAAATTTTTCAGAAGAAATTggcatttttttcaaagaatataaaaattacattaaaaaatagaaataacactaaagtgtttgaattttttgtaATAAGTGGAAGATAAGGTTTTAGTTGTAAATATGGGAGGAGTCAACTCATGTGGTTCTGACAGTTCTGTTGGCATTTCGAAGTTAGATTCTACACGTAAATATCTTCAAGTGGAAAAGCTTGTTGTGTGCTCTATGTGTTTGGAGAAATTCAAAGATCCAAGGATGTTAAAATGTCAGCACACGTTCTGCTATGAATGTATTAAAGAGCATGTACGAGTGACACAAAAAAGTGGCAACCGTCAGATCGTTTGTCCAGCCCCACAATGCAAACAGTGGATACTACCAACCAAGACTCTTCTTTCAACCTCAGTTGATAAGTGGGGTTCATATTTTCCGAAAAACATAACGATTTCCAAGATTCTGGAAAACTTGCCAGACGATGAGGAATATTGCGATTCTCATCCTGATAAATTGTACGAATATTTCTGCGAGACTGAGAAAAAACTCTGTTGCAGTACTTGTGTTATAGAGTATCACAAAAAATGTGACAGAATATACCAAGTGAGTGAATTCACAAACAATGGGGATAAATTTGCGGCAGTGTGTAGAAATCTTCTCGTAGAACTGAAAAACTCAGTGGGTCAAACCCACACTATAataaatcaactgaaaaataatgTCCAAAAACTGGAgcagacaaaagaaataattttcaaagaacttGAAGAgtttaaaagggagataattgataTAATTGAAACCAATcaagaaacaattaaaactgaAGTGAATAAGGTACTTGAGACAAAGTATGAAGAGCTTGAAACTGTCGAAGATCTTGAAAAGAAATTTTTGGAATATTCTGAAAAACTTACAAACCACATGAAACTAGAGCCGTTAGGAAAGTTAAAAACATTGTATATTGTCGATAAATTTTCTGCGGAGGAAATTCAAAGGATGAAAACAGCCCAGAGCAAAATCAGAACAATACATATTGAATTTATGATAGATAAGCATAAAGAAATGATTGTTCAAAAACAGCTGAGCAATTGTGTAAACCATTTCCTAGTGACTGAACGCCCAATTTATTGATCTGTGAGAAAATATTAATGTACTTTTTTGCAGTAGTTAAATCTTGTTTAAAAAGGCAGTAATAAGTTTATGATATTCTTGAAGCTTCTATTGACACACTTCAAGAAGAAGATGATGAGCTCATTGACATGTACATTTCAgatgaaatacatgaaatagaaaagttacaatttcatacttgtattggTAGGAATGTGGGTATGATTTCATGGCTTGTTGTTGGTCAAAATTCAGATTAATGCAATTTTTTTTGGTGCAATCTAGCAGTTTACATTTAACCATTCTCGTGTCTGCCCCCTCTGTATGACAACATGACATAGTAATGGTAACCGGAATACCCAAAAGTAATGGAAACTGGAATGCTGTAAAGTAATGGTAATTAGAATACCTAAAAGTAATAGTAAATGGAATACCCAAAAGTAATGGTAACGGGAATGCCGAAAAGTAATGGTAATTGAAATACCTAAAAGTAATAGTAAATGGAATACCCAAAAGTAATATGGCAACTGGAATACCCAAAAATAATGATAACTGGAATGCCCAAAAGTAATAGTAAATGGAATGCCAAAAAGTAATGGTAATTGGAATACCCAAAAGTAATGGTAACTGGAATGCCAAAAAGTAATGGTAACTGGAAATACCCAAAAGTTATGGTAAATGGTAACTGGAATACCCAAACAGCAGTTTGGTTGTAGACAGCATACAAGAAAAATGCCTGCTAAGAATTATATACAGTGTCTTGAAATGACTGACATATTATGTTTGGTGtaaataaatagttaaaaaattgcaaggttcaaatttttcaaattgaattGAAAAAAGGAAAACTTCAGTTGGCTAAGGCATTTGGTGACGAttcttggaaaaatatttttgattggCTGAAAGATTTTAATTTGAACTGTGAGCAAACTAAAGAAGATATCAACAAAATGTGCAATGCAGAGTTCTACCAGAAAGCTGTGATATGCCAGATTGCTCTAATACCTGAGGGgagatatttgatttatttgcCCTAATGGTtctgtttaacatttttaatcaaatttatatgtACAAGTGATAATAAATTATGAACATTATTCctatatttccagattttattccttGCTTTACCAACAATTTAAGATACTGGCACTAcatcagttttaaattttgataaaaagcttttttttatctTCCTCAAAGCTTAAATGGGGTTTACATGAATCTGTCAGGCATTTAATCCTTGGCATGATGGGTTTTCCTACATTTGctacattttcagtatttttctttcaagaaatttaaacaaaaaacaaaataaaagtgtcATTTGTACTACTCCTGCATGATAATTTAAACaacaaacatgtttatattatcgtttgattgttatggttctcatgcattgttgaactcaaaaaggttgtcaattatagaagttaagtgcatactgtaatatgttatacaaaaatattttctgtattgaaacgttttaatgaagaaaaatcataattatcaaacatgttatcgtttgagttatcatGCGGGATTTATActatctttgttttgtttttctgtgttttgattgatttttatatGAATTCCTTTACAGTGACATATGCCTAATGCATTGaagcattttcaaaaatatcagaATAAAGCACAGGCCATTTTTTCGCAATAAAGTTACCTCTCGTAAACGGAGGTATTCCcaatgcaaaaatgtaaaaagcaTGTTTTTGTCCCAAACTAGAACTTGAAATTCCCAAATGATATCGTTGCTATATTTTGCTTTTGAAATGTTACAAAAGTTCTGCTACTTAGTGTAGTGTGTGTACTTATGTCCGGGATTTTTAGCGGCTAACGTCAAATCACAATGTCAAGCACCTTGCCGAAAGTAAATCCTGGCTATAAGAATGGCCGAAAGTGTCAGTAAAAAAAGTACTTTGCAATGTATAATATACATAAACATGTGGTTTTGGCAATGTTTTCATCTTTTTGGAACaggtaaacaaaaacattttgtatcaaaataagGCAATAATGAAGTACAATCCaacaattctaacaaaactgattcaagcaaaagaaaatgaataaacgGGATGCAGAcagctgtaaaaaaaaattacatactgaTACTATCACCAGAAAGACTTCCGGTgtaattgaaaacaaaacttcTCCTGGTGAAGTCATTGATTTACAATATGGCTTagccattaccctgctaaatttctacaatgaacttgtccgtctttcaatttggacagtaccattaactgttaaaaggggtgcatagcAAAAAATTAccgactgaacagcgaacagtgcagaccatgatcagactgcatggttgtgcaggctgatcttggtctgcactagtcgcaaaggcaaaatcagttgaGGCTAGCATCAGtctggctaaaggttaatggtCAGTAGCTAAGAATGGTTAAGTTAACATAAGTAAAATGTTGTGTTGtccaattaagaaataataaattcccaagtgatatattgtttcgcataagaacgaaaaactcgggttattctatgataaatcacacttgggaccttgttatttcgattttaacaccACGTACTAGTATcagcagtgttagaaaaaatggcaactacattttacgaccgtgctatgcACCTAGATCAGATGACATCATTGCACACacgtgggttattgcagaataccccgagatagattttgctctacatgcatgtaggttatttgctagtcgtgttagaatatgcaATATATTGTACCAAATAACATGAATATGGAAATAATTGGATCATGGCACATGGTACAAGTGCGTCTATTTGATTGGAAGACATAAAATAGTATAGAATAATACTTTTTATTGCAATTTATATGTGTTGAATCTCTacgagaaatgaaaataataataaagtcaGATAAAAGTATCTCGATTAAGAAACCCATGGAATATAATTACAGGTTGTAAgctttgtatcaggaaatatgcaAGCGTTTTGCAGCAAAATATTGCACGACACTTCAGGAGCACAATTTTTTCCGcaaaagaatgagtgcatatttcttgaagcaaatctaataatctttttattgcgtacacatctacacttaaaatataatataagtgATACAATTCTGTTATTAAGCctgagtgaaattgaaaatatcgtcgttaaagagCTTTTGAACGcgacgacatacatgaaactgaagTCAGAAATGATGTCacacacctgatatgaaatttgaacgtcagtatggaaaaatattgatgtttcaggtttcattgaaacttaatagaGTTTTAAAATGGGTAtgtaataattataggttattagatttctatcgagaaatatgcacgagttctgcagcggaaatattgcgcacTTTAGGAGAGCAGTatgaacgagtgcatatttctcggtGCAAATgtaataatcttttttattacatacacatactgcacttgtttttattatacaaataatatactTTGTTCTTTAgtctgagtaaaattgaaaatattgtcatctaaaagaataaaagaactTTTGAACATGACCACTTGCATGAAATTGACGTCATAAATGACGTCACacatccgatatgaaatttgatcgtcaatatggaaaaaatattaacGAGTTTTAAACCAAGTACGTAATAATTCGTAAATATCAGCTAAGAGGAAACATAAAGGTTGGTGGTCAGATATCGAGGCAGaaatgttgtacatttcattcCTAAAAGGAGATGGATTTATTACCGAATTTTGCTGATCACAGTATTCATATTTAAGATGTTTGCACTCTTCTACTGATTCAAATACAATGTaagattaaataaatgaaaaaaaaaacaacaaattgacTGGTTCACAAGTTATCAcatatttgataagaaaattaGGCCCAGTCTATAAGCCTAGCAACCTTCAGATTTGTCAGACATGAAGAAATGGGATTCAGTAACTTATCTATATATCTGGTAAGAATCTAATTATATCCAGACAGAGATTCCAGCGTGGACAGTCCATGAGTTTTCTCCTTATTACAGTGTTGCAGGCTTTTTGCCAGAACTATACCTTTTTTACCTGTCTATTATTCTATCACAGCAAATCAAGACCAATTAGGatgaaaaacttttattttatctcTACTTCCCTCCAAGTATCTCTAATTCTTTCACcaactcttgttttttttttattatgttgttatttCTGTTGCCTTCTTTTTAGAAGTCTAACTTTTCTAGGTTAATGGGCATGTTCTTCTTTTTTGTATGAGAAGATTTTTATTGATgcattttattgaaagaaaaccATACGTTTACCATAGATTTGCCTATTATTTTCCAATTGAATTTACCCCTCTTCTTATGCAAATTGCAGCTTTCagcaattttatactttttgtaaTGGATTCTAGCAGGGATAATTCATATCCCAACCCCCACTGGAAAATTGGCATTCTTTGTTACTTGCtttctatgttgaaaaaattgCTGATTTAATTGAATGAAAGAGgattttaatactttaaaaaacaCTCTGTGAGTTTCTTTTAAGGCAAaagcaaggtcacagtgacc
The genomic region above belongs to Mercenaria mercenaria strain notata chromosome 12, MADL_Memer_1, whole genome shotgun sequence and contains:
- the LOC123535320 gene encoding histamine H2 receptor-like, giving the protein MVPWQKMSTHYTYNSSKLNKVVSRELEDNPNIHDYFKLQVAQPRTDITVSHDQKHDVMPPESDEHPEAYYLYFIAVSGMLLNIFVVGAIFVRKPLRKMTSGFMIHACFLDFTKSAYCIPIATNLLSQSRPSDCNFFGATFVILITISVFNMVAMVCTEAYTFGEKNIGGNSKGTVICVTFGVVLVYIGSIILHLGPTLIGGHFEFQPDIGSCSFTFGKQTGYVAHVMWAVITTVAMLAVFHFIHRLYREIQINRPNRVSFLVRTSITVMDTATSSACRLRKIIRDATHRAKIFILNTLVFILCWYPYFLLIIIDKNFKVPPKVYQPFAFIAWSHGAIQPILYILFDRNLNLLAKYVYCDKNNFDNIIQHMMHRQRNLDQTNARHRTSATDSDMLAPSPSRINSDNRCSNLVDIIREHQEMCVVQNSSNQNVHNRVINTNVNVEILDLTNRLNPCSNIPPEDPPYPEPNDLNEGFNNTVENPTYINRVESAGFSPRSTEEYMFERPHVIYNNEDYTENSDGGSLNEVQF